One window from the genome of Labilithrix sp. encodes:
- a CDS encoding class I SAM-dependent methyltransferase, with translation MFHPEGPTFAELMRQALASTERGYDLLAPKFDRTPFRTPDAVITEMIAAIGEAGAALDVCCGTGAVMQQLRAVCSERVVGVDFSQGMLDEARRRLEGAPGEARIELVRGDALELPFLEEMDVVTSAGAFGHVLVEDEDRFIAGIARTLKPGGRFVFPTTRAPRMTDGWFWMAHGFNAVMRVRNALRRPPFIMYYLTFLWPEVRAKLERNGFSVRAAEHDRFVIVTATKR, from the coding sequence CTGTTCCACCCCGAAGGCCCCACGTTCGCGGAGCTGATGCGCCAGGCGCTCGCCTCGACCGAGCGCGGCTACGATCTCCTCGCGCCGAAGTTCGATCGGACGCCGTTCCGCACGCCGGACGCGGTCATCACGGAGATGATCGCGGCCATCGGCGAGGCCGGCGCCGCGCTCGACGTGTGCTGCGGGACCGGCGCGGTGATGCAACAGCTCCGCGCGGTGTGCAGCGAGCGCGTCGTCGGCGTCGACTTCAGTCAGGGGATGCTCGACGAGGCGCGGCGGCGGCTCGAGGGCGCGCCGGGCGAGGCGCGGATCGAGCTCGTGCGCGGCGACGCGCTGGAGCTCCCGTTCCTCGAGGAGATGGACGTCGTCACGAGCGCGGGCGCGTTCGGCCACGTGCTGGTGGAGGACGAAGACCGCTTCATCGCCGGCATCGCGCGCACGCTGAAGCCGGGCGGCCGCTTCGTCTTCCCGACGACCCGCGCGCCGCGCATGACCGACGGGTGGTTCTGGATGGCGCACGGCTTCAACGCCGTGATGCGGGTGCGGAACGCGCTCCGGCGGCCGCCGTTCATCATGTACTACCTCACGTTCCTCTGGCCGGAGGTCCGCGCGAAGCTCGAGCGGAACGGCTTTTCGGTGCGCGCTGCGGAGCACGACCGCTTCGTGATCGTGACCGCGACGAAGCGCTGA